A single Rhinolophus ferrumequinum isolate MPI-CBG mRhiFer1 chromosome 12, mRhiFer1_v1.p, whole genome shotgun sequence DNA region contains:
- the ZNF658 gene encoding zinc finger protein 658 isoform X1 translates to MNIVRGSVSFEDVTVEFTQEEWQRLGPAQRALYRDVMLEIYSHLVSVGYCITKPQVIFKLQQGEEPWSLEKEFLNQKYPGYYEVDVHIERNQEKEEKPLWQVIFSDKKTLSKEGQKVLGKPIILDITPDFSGKMPCTCDSCRMNLPLVSELLVSDRNCSRKKADYMNVREKLQLDIKHEKAHTGEQSYKYNKKVKALSHKKDHQKFQTLEHPVECTELGNVLHDETIVCVTAQNCLTGEESFQDNELRKNCDKATVFNQMRIGIREESFDINECGRSCDKSTAVEYSKVHRTMINYECNESGNNFNRNSPCTQSQQTVTRQGAFERSKCEENVSQSSAHLVHQKTQTGDKFCVFNGCTNAFCQKLDLRIHPRTQTEEKFYQCGKCGECLHQNVLLSVHQESDTGEKSFVSNECRKSFHKKAHLIQHQTTSSGEKTYKYEENMKSFCSNSHTIHYPATHMGVSLYECNECRKTVCQTSNLSEHLTVLTKEKPYDKNGCGKSYKKSTLLVHQRTQTEMKSYQSNKYRKSFSRMAQLKEHQRIHIVEKPYECTECGKTFCKISHLGTHQRIHSGEKPYECIECGKTFSHKTHLTAHQRIHTGEKPYECNECGKTFADNSTLRGHHRIHTGEKPYKCNECGRSFAHISVLRAHQRIHTGEKPYECNDCGRSFAHNSALRAHQRIHTGEKPYECNGCEKTFAHNSALRVHQRIHTGEKPYECHDCEKTFAHNSALRAHQKTHTGEKLYECIECGKTFSQKTHLSTHQRIHTGEKPYECSECGKTFSQKSYLSGHERIHKGEKPYECNECGKTFVYKAALIVHQRIHTGEKPYECSECGKTFSQRTHLCAHQRIHTGEKPYECSECGKTFADNSALRAHQRIHTGEKPYECNECGKTFYKTSHLRAHLRTRTGEKPYECNECGKTFSQKSYVSAHQRIHTGEKPYECSICGKPFAHNSTLRVHQRIHTGVKSYECNECGKTFSQKSHLSAHQRIHTGEKPYECNECGKAFAQNSTLRVHQRIHTGEKPYECTECGKTFVRKAALRVHHNRIHSREKTLACNESGMS, encoded by the exons ATGAACATAGTTCGG GGATCAGTGTCATTTGAAGATGTGACTGTGGAGTTCACCCAGGAGGAGTGGCAGCGCCTGGGCCCTGCTCAGCGGGCCCTCTACAGAGACGTGATGCTGGAGATCTACAGCCACCTCGTCTCCGTGG GGTATTGCATTACCAAACCCCAGGTGATCTTCAAGTTGCAGCAAGGTGAAGAGCCCTGGTCATTAGAGAAAGAATTTCTAAACCAGAAGTACCCAG GATATTATGAAGTGGATGTCCACATTGAGAGgaaccaggaaaaagaagaaaaaccactgTGGCAAGtgatattcagtgataaaaaaacATTGAGTAAAGAAGGGCAGAAAGTTTTAGGAAAACCAATTATTCTGGATATAACTCcagatttttcaggaaaaatgCCCTGTACATGTGACTCATGTAGAATGAATTTGCCTCTTGTTTCTGAATTACTTGTTAGTGATAGAAACTGTTCAAGAAAGAAGGCTGATTACATGAATGTACGTGAAAAGTTGCAGCTTGATATTAAACATGAGAAAGCTCATACTGGAGAGCAGTcttacaaatacaataaaaaggtGAAAGCTCTCAGTCATAAGAAAGATCATCAGAAATTTCAAACTCTGGAGCATCCTGTGGAATGTACAGAACTTGGAAACGTTTTACATGATGAGACTATTGTCTGTGTTACAGCTCAGAATTGTCTAACAGGAGAGGAATCCTTCCAGGATAATGAACTTAGGAAAAACTGTGATAAAGCAACTGTATTTAACCAAATGAGAATTGGCATAAGAGAGGAAAGCTTTGATATTAATGAATGTGGGAGATCCTGTGACAAAAGCACCGCTGTGGAATACAGTAAAGTTCACAGGACTATGATAAACTATGAATGTAATGAAAGTGGAAATAACTTCAACAGGAATTCACCCTGCACTCAATCTCAGCAAACTGTTACAAGACAGGGTGCTTTTGAAAGGAGTAAATGTGAAGAGAATGTGAGCCAGAGCTCAGCCCATCTAGTACATCAGAAGACACAAACTGGAGataagttttgtgtttttaatggaTGTACAAATGCCTTCTGCCAGAAGTTAGACCTTAGAATACACCCGAGAACTCAGACAGAAGAGAAATTCTACCAATGTGGTAAATGTGGGGAATGTTTGCATCAAAATGTACTTCTCAGTGTGCATCAGGAAAGTGACACAGGAGAGAAGTCATTTGTAAGTAATGAATGCAGGAAATCCTTTCACAAGAAAGCACACCTCATTCAGCATCAGACGACCAGCTCAGGGGAGAAAACTTACAAATATGAGGAAAACATGAAATCTTTTTGTTCAAATTCACACACTATTCATTATCCTGCTACTCATATGGGGGTCAGTctctatgaatgtaatgaatgtaggAAAACTGTCTGTCAGACATCAAACCTCAGTGAACACCTGACAGTTCTCACAAAGGAGAAACCTTATGATAAAAATGGATGTGGGAAATCTTACAAGAAGTCCACCCTCTTAGTACACCAGAGAACACAAACAGAGATGAAATCCTATCAAAGTAATAAATATAGGAAATCATTCTCCAGGATGGCACAGCTCAaagaacatcagagaattcacatagtagagaaaccctatgaatgtactgaatgtgggaaaactttctgCAAGATATCACATCTTGGAACACATCAGAGAATTCATTCAGGTgaaaaaccttatgaatgtattgaatgtgggaaaactttctcTCACAAGACACACCTCACTGCACATCAGAGAATCcatacaggggagaaaccctatgaatgtaatgaatgtgggaaaacttttgcTGATAATTCAACCCTTAGAGGACATCACAgaattcacacaggggagaaaccgtataaatgtaatgaatgtgggaggTCTTTTGCCCATATATCTGTTCTCAGAGCACATCAAAgaattcacacaggggagaaaccttatgaatgtaatgaCTGTGGGAGGTCTTTTGCCCATAATTCAGCCCTCAGAGCACATCAAAGAATTCACactggtgagaaaccctatgaatgtaatggCTGTGAGAAAACCTTTGCCCACAATTCAGCCCTCAGagtacatcagagaattcatacagggGAGAAACCATATGAATGTCATGACTGTGAAAAGACTTTTGCCCATAATTCAGCCCTCAGAGCACATCAGAAAactcacactggggagaaactcTATGAATGTattgaatgtgggaaaactttttcCCAGAAGACACACCTCAGTacacatcagagaattcatacaggtgaaaaaccctatgaatgtagtgaatgtgggaaaaccttcTCCCAGAAATCATACCTCAGTGGACATGAGAGAATTCACAAAGGGgaaaaaccttatgaatgtaatgaatgtgggaaaacctttGTCTATAAAGCAGCCCTCATAGTCCATCAAagaattcacacaggagagaaaccctatgaatgtagtgaatgtgggaaaactttctccCAAAGGACACACCTGTGTGctcatcagagaattcacactggggagaaaccttaCGAATGTAGTGAGTGTGGGAAAACTTTCGCTGATAATTCAGCCCTCAGAGCacaccagagaattcacacaggggagaaaccctatgaatgtaatgaatgtgggaaaactttctaCAAGACATCACACCTTAGAGCTCATCTGAGGACTcgcacaggggagaaaccctatgaatgtaatgaatgtgggaaaactttctccCAGAAGTCATATGTCAGtgcacatcagagaattcatacaggggagaaaccctatgaatgtagtATATGTGGGAAACCTTTTGCCCATAATTCAACACTCAGagtacatcagagaattcacacaggtgTAAAATCCTATgagtgtaatgaatgtgggaaaactttctccCAAAAGTCACACCTTAGTGCacaccagagaattcacacaggagagaaaccctatgaatgtaatgaatgtgggaaagcttttgcCCAAAATTCTACTCTCAGAGtacaccagagaattcacacaggggagaaaccctatgaatgtactgaatgtggGAAGACTTTTGTCCGTAAGGCAGCCCTTAGAGTACATCACAACAGAATACACAGCAGAGAGAAAACCCTTGCATGTAATGAATCTGGGATGTCCTAA
- the ZNF658 gene encoding zinc finger protein 658 isoform X2 produces MNIVRGSVSFEDVTVEFTQEEWQRLGPAQRALYRDVMLEIYSHLVSVGYYEVDVHIERNQEKEEKPLWQVIFSDKKTLSKEGQKVLGKPIILDITPDFSGKMPCTCDSCRMNLPLVSELLVSDRNCSRKKADYMNVREKLQLDIKHEKAHTGEQSYKYNKKVKALSHKKDHQKFQTLEHPVECTELGNVLHDETIVCVTAQNCLTGEESFQDNELRKNCDKATVFNQMRIGIREESFDINECGRSCDKSTAVEYSKVHRTMINYECNESGNNFNRNSPCTQSQQTVTRQGAFERSKCEENVSQSSAHLVHQKTQTGDKFCVFNGCTNAFCQKLDLRIHPRTQTEEKFYQCGKCGECLHQNVLLSVHQESDTGEKSFVSNECRKSFHKKAHLIQHQTTSSGEKTYKYEENMKSFCSNSHTIHYPATHMGVSLYECNECRKTVCQTSNLSEHLTVLTKEKPYDKNGCGKSYKKSTLLVHQRTQTEMKSYQSNKYRKSFSRMAQLKEHQRIHIVEKPYECTECGKTFCKISHLGTHQRIHSGEKPYECIECGKTFSHKTHLTAHQRIHTGEKPYECNECGKTFADNSTLRGHHRIHTGEKPYKCNECGRSFAHISVLRAHQRIHTGEKPYECNDCGRSFAHNSALRAHQRIHTGEKPYECNGCEKTFAHNSALRVHQRIHTGEKPYECHDCEKTFAHNSALRAHQKTHTGEKLYECIECGKTFSQKTHLSTHQRIHTGEKPYECSECGKTFSQKSYLSGHERIHKGEKPYECNECGKTFVYKAALIVHQRIHTGEKPYECSECGKTFSQRTHLCAHQRIHTGEKPYECSECGKTFADNSALRAHQRIHTGEKPYECNECGKTFYKTSHLRAHLRTRTGEKPYECNECGKTFSQKSYVSAHQRIHTGEKPYECSICGKPFAHNSTLRVHQRIHTGVKSYECNECGKTFSQKSHLSAHQRIHTGEKPYECNECGKAFAQNSTLRVHQRIHTGEKPYECTECGKTFVRKAALRVHHNRIHSREKTLACNESGMS; encoded by the exons ATGAACATAGTTCGG GGATCAGTGTCATTTGAAGATGTGACTGTGGAGTTCACCCAGGAGGAGTGGCAGCGCCTGGGCCCTGCTCAGCGGGCCCTCTACAGAGACGTGATGCTGGAGATCTACAGCCACCTCGTCTCCGTGG GATATTATGAAGTGGATGTCCACATTGAGAGgaaccaggaaaaagaagaaaaaccactgTGGCAAGtgatattcagtgataaaaaaacATTGAGTAAAGAAGGGCAGAAAGTTTTAGGAAAACCAATTATTCTGGATATAACTCcagatttttcaggaaaaatgCCCTGTACATGTGACTCATGTAGAATGAATTTGCCTCTTGTTTCTGAATTACTTGTTAGTGATAGAAACTGTTCAAGAAAGAAGGCTGATTACATGAATGTACGTGAAAAGTTGCAGCTTGATATTAAACATGAGAAAGCTCATACTGGAGAGCAGTcttacaaatacaataaaaaggtGAAAGCTCTCAGTCATAAGAAAGATCATCAGAAATTTCAAACTCTGGAGCATCCTGTGGAATGTACAGAACTTGGAAACGTTTTACATGATGAGACTATTGTCTGTGTTACAGCTCAGAATTGTCTAACAGGAGAGGAATCCTTCCAGGATAATGAACTTAGGAAAAACTGTGATAAAGCAACTGTATTTAACCAAATGAGAATTGGCATAAGAGAGGAAAGCTTTGATATTAATGAATGTGGGAGATCCTGTGACAAAAGCACCGCTGTGGAATACAGTAAAGTTCACAGGACTATGATAAACTATGAATGTAATGAAAGTGGAAATAACTTCAACAGGAATTCACCCTGCACTCAATCTCAGCAAACTGTTACAAGACAGGGTGCTTTTGAAAGGAGTAAATGTGAAGAGAATGTGAGCCAGAGCTCAGCCCATCTAGTACATCAGAAGACACAAACTGGAGataagttttgtgtttttaatggaTGTACAAATGCCTTCTGCCAGAAGTTAGACCTTAGAATACACCCGAGAACTCAGACAGAAGAGAAATTCTACCAATGTGGTAAATGTGGGGAATGTTTGCATCAAAATGTACTTCTCAGTGTGCATCAGGAAAGTGACACAGGAGAGAAGTCATTTGTAAGTAATGAATGCAGGAAATCCTTTCACAAGAAAGCACACCTCATTCAGCATCAGACGACCAGCTCAGGGGAGAAAACTTACAAATATGAGGAAAACATGAAATCTTTTTGTTCAAATTCACACACTATTCATTATCCTGCTACTCATATGGGGGTCAGTctctatgaatgtaatgaatgtaggAAAACTGTCTGTCAGACATCAAACCTCAGTGAACACCTGACAGTTCTCACAAAGGAGAAACCTTATGATAAAAATGGATGTGGGAAATCTTACAAGAAGTCCACCCTCTTAGTACACCAGAGAACACAAACAGAGATGAAATCCTATCAAAGTAATAAATATAGGAAATCATTCTCCAGGATGGCACAGCTCAaagaacatcagagaattcacatagtagagaaaccctatgaatgtactgaatgtgggaaaactttctgCAAGATATCACATCTTGGAACACATCAGAGAATTCATTCAGGTgaaaaaccttatgaatgtattgaatgtgggaaaactttctcTCACAAGACACACCTCACTGCACATCAGAGAATCcatacaggggagaaaccctatgaatgtaatgaatgtgggaaaacttttgcTGATAATTCAACCCTTAGAGGACATCACAgaattcacacaggggagaaaccgtataaatgtaatgaatgtgggaggTCTTTTGCCCATATATCTGTTCTCAGAGCACATCAAAgaattcacacaggggagaaaccttatgaatgtaatgaCTGTGGGAGGTCTTTTGCCCATAATTCAGCCCTCAGAGCACATCAAAGAATTCACactggtgagaaaccctatgaatgtaatggCTGTGAGAAAACCTTTGCCCACAATTCAGCCCTCAGagtacatcagagaattcatacagggGAGAAACCATATGAATGTCATGACTGTGAAAAGACTTTTGCCCATAATTCAGCCCTCAGAGCACATCAGAAAactcacactggggagaaactcTATGAATGTattgaatgtgggaaaactttttcCCAGAAGACACACCTCAGTacacatcagagaattcatacaggtgaaaaaccctatgaatgtagtgaatgtgggaaaaccttcTCCCAGAAATCATACCTCAGTGGACATGAGAGAATTCACAAAGGGgaaaaaccttatgaatgtaatgaatgtgggaaaacctttGTCTATAAAGCAGCCCTCATAGTCCATCAAagaattcacacaggagagaaaccctatgaatgtagtgaatgtgggaaaactttctccCAAAGGACACACCTGTGTGctcatcagagaattcacactggggagaaaccttaCGAATGTAGTGAGTGTGGGAAAACTTTCGCTGATAATTCAGCCCTCAGAGCacaccagagaattcacacaggggagaaaccctatgaatgtaatgaatgtgggaaaactttctaCAAGACATCACACCTTAGAGCTCATCTGAGGACTcgcacaggggagaaaccctatgaatgtaatgaatgtgggaaaactttctccCAGAAGTCATATGTCAGtgcacatcagagaattcatacaggggagaaaccctatgaatgtagtATATGTGGGAAACCTTTTGCCCATAATTCAACACTCAGagtacatcagagaattcacacaggtgTAAAATCCTATgagtgtaatgaatgtgggaaaactttctccCAAAAGTCACACCTTAGTGCacaccagagaattcacacaggagagaaaccctatgaatgtaatgaatgtgggaaagcttttgcCCAAAATTCTACTCTCAGAGtacaccagagaattcacacaggggagaaaccctatgaatgtactgaatgtggGAAGACTTTTGTCCGTAAGGCAGCCCTTAGAGTACATCACAACAGAATACACAGCAGAGAGAAAACCCTTGCATGTAATGAATCTGGGATGTCCTAA